The region GGCTGGTATTTATTATCACATAATAGATGCTATTAAGAATacagaataatattttacaagGCAATTAATTCCACCTTAATTGCTTTTCTAGCTTCAGTGCTGCTACTCACAAAAGAATGATGAAAGACTGTGTATTCTTGATAAAAGGTATGTTATGAATTTGGATGctatttattgttgttttttcaGCCTTTGTGAATCAGACCCATCACCTGGTCTAAAGTATCTGCTTAGAAAACTCAAAGCCAAGGAATGCTGTTCCTGACATGCCCAGCCTGCAGGACACCTCTAGGCAGTGAAACCACTCATACACCACGCAGCCAGCACCCAAGTCTGCTATTTAGATCAGAATCCACCAGTTTTTTTGCTACATTACAGATGAGTGAGGATGAGGATTGTAGGAAAATCACACTCAGGATAGACAGCCAGATTCCTGTTGTGCTCCTCAAGGCTTCTGCTGCACAGGGATCTCTCTTCTCCTCAGCCACTGTTACTCCTGCACAAcaaagcatcacagaatcatagaatcataggatgattgggttggaagggacctcaaagcccatccagttccacaggcagggacacatcccattggatcaggttgctcaaggccccatccagcctggccttgaacacctccagggtgggacatccatgacttccctgggcaacctgggccagggcctcaccaccctcatcgtgaaaaatttcctcctaatgtctaacctaactCTTCCccttttcaaattaaaactaTGCCcgctcatcctatcactacaggcccttgtaaaaagtccctccccagctttcctgtatccCCGTcaaggtactggaaggtggctagaaggtctccccacagccttctcttctccaggctgaacaaccccaactctcccagcctgtccgcgtacaggaggtgctccagccctcagatcatctttgtggcctcctctggacccgttccaacagctccatatcctctTACGCTGcatattccagaactggacaattGCACTGGATCATGCACCAAGCCAAAATATTTACAGAGAGTTTTATTCAGAGCCGTAAAATTAAATCCTGAATTGTCAGTGCAGGGTTATTGGCAAAATAATAGAAGTAGTAAAATGCAAGTTCTAAATTTCACCAAGTTGGAGAGGAGGAGTTCAACAGTCAAAATATATTagcaattttctttaaaattagcTAAAATCCTAAACGAAAACTCCTTTCATTTTGACATCTACAAGTTAGTTCCAAATTCTGAACTTTGCTCTATGTAGCATCACTGTACACAAAATGCGATGTGGCACTCACCAGCTGCCTACCAACTGCCTGGGACATTTTTCATATCAAAATGCACTATATTAGCACCTTCTAACAGACTTTAAGCCTTACTCACCAAAATAAGGAGCTCCAAATACTGTACACGCACAAAGCCCTGCATACAAAAACTTCACAGATTTAACAACCGGCTGCAGAAACCTCTGAGTGTTTTTCCTGAAGCAGCTCTGACTGAAGAACAGCAGACGGATCTCTCCAAGATACACCAGTTACAGGCACATATTCTTGCTAGAAAGCACGAAAAGCAATTCAAATCCAAACCCCTTTATATTCTGTGTTTGAGAACCTATGAAAACGTTTCTTTTCAATGAAGTACATCAGCACGTGATTATTCATGCAGCCCAGCAGTTAAAAACCACCTAAGTCTGAAGTCTGAAAAACATCTTGTCATTCAACTAACAGGTCAGATTCAatgatataaattaaaaaaaaaaataggactaATGGAAACCCAAACACAGTTCACTGAAATCAGAGCAACTTGGGGTACTGGGAATGGAAAGGAAGCTGTTTCCTGCTTAGTGGTCACAGCGTGTGGCCAGAGGAGTAAAACATTGTCTATTTAAACAGTCAGACACTGTAAAGTACTTTCCTTCAGCAGTGCAGGACAAGGAAAACAGTCTCCTCCCATATCAATGTATACGTGTTAGATGAAAGCATCAAAAGGAATCTTTATGCCATAATCACTACTTTTTTCTAATAAACATGAATAACTCTACTCCTTTCAGCAGCTTCACAAACCAAATTATACCACTATGAAAAAAATGGATCAAAATGTTTCTCACATAACACAGTTGTAAGGAATGAACGGACACTGCAGTCTTCCATACCCAGCGTTCCTAAGCACTGAAGATCCAGATCCAACAGATCAAGATCCAAACACACAGCAAGACCCAGCCCCTAGTGCTGTTGGTCTATCAGGTAGGAAGGCCTGCAGGAAGAATCTTATGAAGGAACACAATCAGAATATTTTCCAGACAGCTGGAGGGCCAGAACCAATGTTGCTGTGAATGAGGAAATGCTGCTCCTCCCTCTGGCTGATTTATTGGTACACCTGCACTCAGGAGAGGCAGGGAAATGCTTAAGAGGATAAGATTTCAACAGTTTttaagaggaggaaaggaaattgAAATCAAGTTACAACAACAAGCCATAAAGAATCTTTCTTTATAACCTTTTCAATGTAGTCTGAATGCTACCAAGCAATCAGAGCACTCTGGATAATTGGGAATGGGAGTTAAacactaattaaaaaaaggtaCGTGTAGATCATGCTATTTTTAACTCCCATTGCATTAGTAACTACAGACAGAGGATGTCTAGAGACACCTAACTCGTATTCGGCGGATACGATCTGTTTTGCTGCTACAGAAGAATTAAGCTGCTCAGATCCACGATGCACTGGTTATTGCCCTCCCTGGCTTTGGAATCTGTACCAGCAGCTACTCCTGGTCATTCGGAATGGCTGGCTCGCACTGACCTGTAAACTGCGATCGAATAAGATCACATATGCgaggaggggaagaaacagTTTCTGCCAACTTCTCTCCAGCTAAtggtttttaaaatacctttcaaCAATTATTGCTGAACATCACCCTCAAAAAAACTCACACAGAAAGATGTAGAAGGGCACAAGCTTTACCAAAGTGAGCAGCAGGATAACCTTGAACACTCAGAGAAGGCAGCCTGGGCTTCCCCACACAGCCCTGAGCTGACTGTTAAAAAAGGCTTTTCCACTGCTCCGGCCACAAACCATCTCTGTCAGGTGTGCAAAGTGGTTCTTTCCTCCTGAGAACAAGGATAAACCTGTAAGCTCGAATGGTGTTTAAGTGTAAAAGACcctcaaagaaaaaatacacctctgaacaaagaaaaaactcaTCACACTTTACACCTGTTtaagaaaaaatccttttaacAAGTTGGTTCATTAATAAAGGTGCAATTAAGTATCACATCATGAAAGGAACAGGAATGAAAACAGAGTAAATTCTCATTAAGAGACAATGCTAAGGGATctatctcatttaaaaaaaagcaaccaacacTTTCTCTCCTTGCTCCTGCTTATAGGCAATCTCACAGGAATTTGTTACAAACACAGGATTGCTCCTCAAAGTTAGGAAACTACTTTTTTTAGCTAAAAAGCTAGAATTTCTTCTGTATCTTTCTAAGAAAAGTGTTCCTCATTGTGAACAAGCACAGCaatgagaacagaaaaaccTTTAGAGAAAACCACCGCTCATTTCAATATCACAAACGAGACACAAGCATAGGGAAAGTGACAAATTCTGCATTCTCTCCAGAACAGATTCTCTTTCTGTTACCGGGGTCAGCCAGACTCGAGACACTTCAATCACTGTGGCAAGCAGCCAGCTCATGAATAGGCTGCCTAACATCAACAAGACTATTGGTATGAACAAATGCTCAAACTGACTATGAGACTTCTTGTATACCCTTTGTAATGTTAAAATCTGCGGGATTACTGGGGTTTCCAAGTGCTCTCCCACATGGACTAAGAGCTGAAGTCAAGAAGGGTGCTCACGTGAGGAAGGGGGTAAGAGCTGAGTGCTggtgctttgttttcagttgaagaaaaataatataaccCATCCTAAAAGAACTCCTGGATGGCAGAAATTAGGCTGTTACCATAGCCTCGTGCCTGGAGTGAGGTTCTAACGTGCACTGACCAAGAAAAGCGCTGCTGTCTCTGTGAGAGCAGTTAGTGGTAACTCCACACGCAGTTTTGCTTGAGGACCACCAGACTGCAAACCACATGCAAAAGTATCGAACCAGGATGGCAATACATAAAGGATCTGTGAGAAAGGAAGCACTGGAACTAGCAGCAAGGTGGGGTTGCCTGCATGGTCAGCCCTTCATTTGAATGCAAATGTAATTTTGGGGCAGGCAGTTATCTGTGACATCAGGCAGGACCTTAGTAAACTGTTACCACCAGCACCTGGTAAAACCATTGTTAATCATGTGTAGTAAAGGGACATCAGGGCCAGCCTAAGTCATTTATAGAGCCAGGCAGGGctagaaaagagagagaaagaaagaggaggggaagagagatCAAACAAACTGTGAGGAGCAGGATGTCCCAGCAAGACAAAGCCAGGCTGTGAGCATCATGTATGTGAGTTACCTTTTGGATAAAGAGACCAGCATGTACCCAGGATCTGTGAGGGGGAACAGCAACCTGCCAGTGCAGAACTTTGTGTCTACTCCAGCCTATTCCGATTACATGGGATATCATCATGTGCCAACTCTGGACACCCATGGACAGCCGGCGGGAGCTTGGGGATCTCACTACGGCCCACAGAGAGAGGACTGGAACGCTTACGGCCCAGGACCTTCCAGCACGGTGGCTGCGGCACAGCTCAATGGCTCGCCTCCCACCCAGGTCTCCTACAGCTCTGCTGATTACAGCTCCCTCCatcctgctggagctggggggTTGCCGCCTGTAGAAACAATTAATGCACAGCAAATCTCTCCCAGCAGCCAAAGGCACAGCTCTTACGAATGGATGAGGAAAACGGTGCAATCCACTTCTACAGGTAGGAGGGCACTAATGCTTTATGTTGAGAAGagattttacctttttttgcGTAGCTGGGGTGGGGGTTGGCAGGTTCCCCGTTTAGAGGGAAGAGTACAGAAAGGTCCAAACTGCTCTGAAGGATTCTCTTGCTAGCAGTTAAATATTGGTTCAATTATTGGGTGCTGGGTTTGATCAGCTGACcattccttctgtttctttcatgaCCTTTACTGCTGAGGCAAATGAAAAGCTAAGTCCTTAGTCAAGTATTTTCACTTCAGATGTTAAAAAATTGTGATATCAAATAACTGCTTTTAAGAGGAGTCCTGTAGATTGGAAGGAAGCAGCATGTCTGCAGAGAGAAATCATGATGGAAGTACTGTACTTCACCACCACCAATACTTTGCCTGTTTTCCTCAAGATTTAGAGTACAGATGAAAAGTTCAAGAAAAATGTATATAGTAAGGGGTGGAAATAACACTTTGTATTAGAAAGAACCTCTCTAAACCTCAGACCACTGAAAAAGAATGAGATGTGCAAGATCAAACAATGAGTCAGTGCTTTAAAACAGGAATGATAAGGAAAAGCTTGCATTGCTTTGTAGCAGTAGCTCTCCGAATATGCAGGAATACAAAGATCCACAGAAACACAATCAGCTAATACAGTGACAGATCAGTCTCTCATGCATGGTAGCTGACAAGCACAAAACAATTCTTCAAACTATTTAACCAGCAAAAATAAGGCATGAAGCATGAGGAAAAGGTTCCGTTTGATTGCAATGAGggactacagaaaaaaaatataaaaaataaaaaacaaccctAAACCAAAAATCTGTGCCttgtaagaacagaaaaaaaatatgaaacaagaaatgggagaaggacatgaaaaagagggaaaactgcctgaaaagaaCAGAGGCACAGCCCACTATATAGAAGTATTGGATCCTCTGAAGTGCTGAGCAGCTCTGACATGCACCAAGATCAGCAGAAATTAGGGATGCTCAGTGCCTCTCCTAACAAGACACTTCCAGTATTTCACTGTCACATCCCAGGAAGACTCCTTTCCCCTCAGCCCTTcttcccaccccagctttcttcCACACATGCCTGGACAGAACAGTTTTCCAAACAAGTACAGAAATAAATCTCTGATGAGAAAGTAATTACTTAAAACATGCTTTagcaaaaagaaagcattaaaataatgcATCTAATTGATATGGACAGACTGAGCCATCCTCACTCCTGCTGACCACAACTTCAGTTCATAGAGAGTCCATAGAGGTCGATAGGACAATCAGAGCGGGTTGTGAAGAAGAGTTTGAGGGGGGATGAAAGagcagttgggtttttttttaaatcctctgTGCTCTTCACTGAATTCCAcctaagaaaaaacaaaagagagccAATCTTGCAAAAACTGACAGCTTATTTTTGAGTAGTCCTTACAAGGCCAAGGGAGTTGCTCAAAATGATGTAATTTACAGATAGCAGAATACTTGCTAAAAACCCACTacttctcctctcttctttaCCCAACTGCCTCTTGCTCCTGTGGATTTAAACTGCATCCTCTCTGAGAGAAAGACCCGATTTGATTTGTCTGCATTGTCCCTTTTCTAGTGGGGGCattgtgtgtgagagagagataTCAATATAATAAATAGATATAATATCTAGAGAGAGCAATAGACAATTACATTCTAAATGCCTGGCTGAGCAGCACGCTTCTGAATTTCCACATTTCAAGCCTGGACAGGTCAGAGCAACCATAAGAAGTGCTGTCTGGAATGGTCTAACAAGTTAGTGAGCATCTTCCCCTCCAAAAGCACTGAAGAAATCACCGTGTCGCATGATCACACACACCCCACGTACCCGTGGTCCAGTGTGAGTCCCTCTGAAGACAGTGGGAGCCTGTCCAGACATTTAATAGGCACTGGGTCATGCTTTAGGGGAAAATCCAGACAAGAagctctcctgctgcttctttctttctaatttttttgctCGGTCAGGAATGCTTAGTGCCAATAGATCTGCTTCACCAGAGCTGGTGATTTTTGCTTCACCTGCTCCTCGTCCTCAGTTTAAAAGCAAGAGCACTTTCGAGTTTCCCCATTTTccaaacagtaaaataatttctttcaattCCCACTCACAGCAATGTCAGACAGCAATGCACTGCAGTGAAATCCGTTCTAAGCATGCAAGGATTGTGAGTAACCTCAAACACGTGTCGAGGCTGACTGCAAGGGGTAGTGGTGTTTTCTGGATCCTGATCTAAATCCCCAGTATTTTCTTAGCTGGAATCCAATGCTTTTTCCATCCCTAGAGCTGCCTACATACACTGAGCATTACCTTTTGGCAAGAACTGTAGGAATTTCAGTCAAGGGTGTGCACAGACAAGAGTGAATGAATCGCCTACTATTTATTAGCTTTCCTTCCCTGTGAAATAGATATAAGCCACTATTTTAAAGAGGGGAAAAACTGAGGCTCAGACTTCCCTGCAGTAATCAGAACAGAAACTAATGAGACGAATGCTATTATTTGTTCATTACTTGTTGCAAAATACTAGTTATCAATAATAATATTTAACTTAGGAAACAATAACTATTAAGGCAAGCGATTTTTGCAAGGTATTCTTGAAAGCATGCAAGAATGTTCCTCTAGCCTTACCCCTTTAGGATAGGGAGACACTTTTCCccaaaggctttactgacaTAGAGCAGTGtgaataacagaaaacaaatcctATGAACAACGGCACTTCCATCTCCAGGTTAGTTTCTCCTGTTGGTGCTCTGTGGCTTCACCACCTGACAGGTAACAAAAGCCTTCACTGAAATCCCTACCACTGCCTCATGCCCTGTGTGTTTCTTGGTGCTCTGTCATCTACAAAACTAATTTGGAACAATTATTTCAAGCCTGACTCTGTAATTTTAAAACCAACATCCAATATAAAGCCATGTGTGCAATTGGTGTTTAGTTTATGAGGTTATGCTATGTGAAATCACTGGAGATCTCAGCATTTCATGTGATGCTATCATCCTAGTGTAGTGTTACTGGAATGCATTTCCTGCAGAAAAGACCTAACAAGGCTTTCATCCATCATTCTCTCTCTGGCTAAAGGATGTCTGAATGTTTGTCCCTGCAGCTTTAgaactggagggactgggactTGATCCTAAATGCAGTGCCCGCAGGATCCAGTGCCTGGTCACTGGATTCTTGGGGGTGTTCAGGATACAGAACACAAGTGTGTTTTGACTGAGAATGCTTGGAGAAGGAACACATTGACTACTGAGTAGTTTCATCCAGGTACATCGGTGGAAAAAGACCCTTCTCTAACCCTTATACCGTTCATATCCCCTCTCCTAAGCCACTAGGTTGAAAGGGTGAGCAAAGCCAAGGCACCTGGTATGCATAACAGAGGAGAGAACAAAGCCAAGACACCTAGGGATTCGAGGTGGCagtgccacacacacacagagcacagtTACAGGAGAATTCTTTGATGGGAAGCAGAATAAAGCTACCTTAGAATAAGTTCCCAATCTCATCCTGTTGATTTTAGTTTTTCCACAGAGGTGTGCAGTCGCTCACAAGTCTGCAGGAGCAGACTTGACTTTCTTCCTTCATCAGAACACAGCACATATCTGTGAAAAAGCTGTGCCCAAAACAGTGAGTTTGAACAGTGAACTGTCAGGCAGTTCCAGCAGCCATGAGATCTTGCTCACACAGCTGAATGTACAGCACAAGGTCTTCACTTACATCACCATAAAACAGGGAGGGAAGAAGTTTTGAAACAGATAAACTAATTTTAAGCAGAGACTTTTCCTACAGATGACAACTCTCCTGTCACTGCTGTTCAAGAAAAGTTCACTCTAAGAGACAAAGACAGTTTCAGCGGTGCTGATGGCAGGCACTGATGGAACCACTACCAAAAGCACTGTAAACACACAGCATCTCATCTGTGAGGAAGGAAGAGGTTATATTCTCTGAAACTAGGAAGAGAAACAAGCATTTTAAGAAGCCATTCCTGCAAAATGCTGAATGCCTAAAGGACATACAACACTTGGAAAAAAGTTCCATTTACCACTTGCTTCTTAGTCTCTGTAGTCACTGGCAATGGGATTCTCCCTGCCCTTGCCATCAGGAATCCACTTCCACTGTCCACAGGCTGGGTCCCTCAGCCAAACCAAATCCATGCAGGGTAGTCTGCCCAGTCATTGCTTGAGGATGATCAAAATACCCCTGCTTTGGATTCAATCATTTCTGGATGATGAATGTGAACAGCAAAGTCTACACTCACAAAGCCAAGGCCAGGAGTCGGCTAAAGAGCTTTACCACACAACAGCAGAATAGCATATTCCAAAATAGAAATGTTAGAGTTTTAAATGTGAGTCAGAACAGAAGGGAAAATTCTTTAAGTCTGTTGGAAGGTTCCAATCCTAAGGTCCTGTTCTGCTCATTTCAGCACGAATCCTCTGAACACACATAACGACAACAAATGATCAAGACCcagcagaaaatacaaacaCTGAGTTTCACCATATTTCACAAACCTTTTGCATCTAGCTTTGGACCACCCCTGCTCATCAGAATAGCACTGCTAGCAGGGATGTTCTCACTTAAATTAtacagggctggatccatggaaCAGTTTCTAACATGATGGcagtgtgtgtttgtttttatttaacttctCAGAACAGAATATGCAGCACAACATCCAtcttcaaaacatttaaaattaattctgtttcaaCCTTCACTGAAGGCACTGAAACTGTACTAGGGAGAATTTGCTCCTTGCGTTTCCTACACTTCTAAACTGCATAAATTTTTAGAGATAGTCCCAAAACCAAACTGAGAGCTGCTCTCTGGCAGTCCCTATCTTTATAAACTCCAAATCTAGCACTAATCTCTCTCTCAGTTCTGAGCTAACATAAAGATGCAGATCTGAACTGAGCATACCTTCAGGCCAAAAAGCTGTTTCACATTTCTTAAGGTGATTTAAAGGGACCTCCAGTCAGCAAGTACAGACATAGCCTCCCCTGAAACAGTGTTAAACTATGGGACCCAGATTAGGATGCTTTGTAAGTAATACAACAAGAATCCCACATCATTCTATGCTAAAACACCTTGTGCCTAACTCTCAGGCAGCTTCTGGATATTATGAATGATGCCAGTTCCAGTGGACAAAGAGTATTTCTGAAAAGTTAAGAGAGGAGGCACTGCAAGAGGGGCCGGGCTAGTTCTAATGCTAATGCATTTTGCTTTGTAAACTAGTTGTGAGGTCCgatggtggttttttttttacctttcctgGCCTACATTGTCTGAGGTTTTGAGGCCTATCTGTCATATAGAGGCAACAGACCCTTTCAACACTTCTCTTCGCTTTGATATGCACTCttgtctcttccttctccctcttttcttcAGGAGTTATATTGCCGGAAAGGGTGATGATTTTCACAGCAAATAAAGAGGCCTTCTCCCGGCTTTATTGTCTTCAGAAGAAATGCTCTGTGAATTTTATGGCCAATGGGAAGCTGTTCCCTTCCCCCAACTCAAAACTTGGCCAGTCACAAAAATTGCTGGAGTGGGTGTGATGGAACAGGATTGTTAAACTGCAGCTCAGGAGCAGTTTGCCAAGCCTGCAGTGTCCTATTTCGCGTTACTCCAAAGGTACAGTCTCCAACAATCACTGCTGGCAAAACAGGGTTTTGACAGGACTCTGTTCTGGAGCGGCTCATTCATGCCAGaaagccccctccccacacaaAGGCAGGAACACTACAAAGGGAGCTGCTGCAAAGCTCCTTCGTTTCATATCTCTATCACCCAACTGCCAACAACCTCTCCAACCACTTGTAGTTCCACAGGAGAACTGTCCATGGCAGAAAGCACTGCCAACAAAACTCCCATAAATTGCTGATTAAACCAATAATCTGTCATTAACAGATTAATTACGATTGCAGAAAGTTAAATGTTGGTAATTTCACTTGCAGAAAGTTAAATGTGGGTAATTTCACTCACCTAAGTGAGTAAAATAAGCAGGATATGCCTAAAGAACTGGACAACAGTATTAATTGTTATCATTCATCATTAAATTCTACCATTATCTCCTAAAGAAGGCTGAGAAGCCCTTCTGCTGTCTGCAGTGGGTTCACTAGTCTCACCTCAGATGTGATTCAGGTAATACTGCTCCTGAAATAAACTGCACCACTGTAAATAAAACCAGGAGAAGGTCTGCAAGATTTGGCTCAGAATGCAAGAGAGCATCTATTCCGTTTAACAGATGGAATTCAGAGCCTCAAGTCCCAAATGATTTAGCAATAGGCTTCATTGCTGCTGTTTGTtaactttggcaaagagaagtGTGTCTTGTCTTTGTGAGGAAATGCCATGTGCAGGCTCATCCTGACCCAGCATCTGAAAAAGGCACCAGGGACATCAATGAGAGTCTGAGTGAAGGCCTAACAGACTAAAACAGACTCTGCCAGAACGAAGAGTCCTCTCCACCCTGGCAGATCTCAGCTCCCTCTGCTGTCTCTCACAAGAGGGTGTTCCTCTGCGCAACAAATCAAATTATTAAAGACAAGATTTATGTGGCAAATCACAGAGAATCTTCCTCAGATTGTTGCTGACTTTTAGGAAGGAAATGTTccccttttgcttttctctactGTTTAATTTATTCTCTTAACTAACTTTAAAGAAAGGAACTAGATATGAAAGCTCCTAATCTTCCTTCAAAGAGAAACACAATATTATCATTCCTActaaaaatacactgaaagaTACTGATatgaaaagaaaggatttcATGGGAGAAAGTTCTGTTTTCGATATACATTCCATTTATTCTtcagtttaaaaagcaaactcCCAACTCTCTCCTAACTCAGATAATAAGGGTTCAAACCAGAAACAGGAAGGTTTATCTTGAAGTTTACCCCCTTGTTTTGGCAACAGAACAACAGCTGATATTTGTCTCTGGCTTCTGAATGAGAATAGAGTTCAAGATAAGATCACCTTGTTGCTCTTTTGTTCACTCCATCTTAACAACACAAAGGAGCCTAAGGAACATTTTAAACATCTTGTCCCACAGAATGCCCCAGAATTCtcatttaaagaggaaaaaacctaaCCAAACCCAAGGCTGGAGAGATCAAAACTTACAAAATACCAAGCGAGGCATTAAAGCACCCCAGGTGACCATATGTTAAACAAACAATTTACACTTCcaatgaatgaaaacaaatgtccTAGCATTTCTGTGGGCTAAACTGAGTCACTGCTGTTCTTTACAGATTCTAAAATTCTTACCATAATGTTGTACAATTAACAGCACTTTTCACTCGATTATCAGTGTAAACATAATTGGGCTAATTCTGCTTTCACTACAGTTTCCCAGTGATAGAAATGCCTCTGAGATGAGAAtgccatagaatcatgaaataggttggggtggaagggatcttaaagcccatccagttccatccccctgccttgggctgggacacctcccacgggatcaggggctccatccagcctggccttgaacccctccagggatggggcagccaccactgctctgggcaacctgggtcagggtctccccaccctcacaccaaaacatttcttcctaaaaattcatctcaatctcccctcttgcagctcaaaaccgttcccccttgtcctctccctgcactgcctgatcaagagccccaccccagctttcttggagcccctttcagtactgaaagctgctccaaggtctccctggagctttatCTTCTCCAGGGTAAGCAAAGCTAAACAAGAATGTCATGTGTATCTGCTCCAAccaagcacagcacagcagcccCCTCACAGGGAAGGTAACAGACCTGAGGCAAAGTGGGTTTGCCTGCATGGACTGAGCACAAACTCCAGCATAAGGAATAAACACAAACATgcacaaatatattttccatattGAAATAGTCCAGGTAAGCAGGCAGATGGCGTCAATGCCCACAGCACTGTAAACTCACTGTTAACGTCTAGTGCTTTCCCAGGATTGAACACCATGGTGCACGGAAGCTGAAGCATCAAATTGTGATGTAGACCTTGTTCTTCAAGCCTGGGAAGAGTCCTAGAGAAACACTGTCATGTAGGGTGAACTAGTTATTATCCACCCCCAGCACTGCACTGAGCAGGACTTCCACAGTTCTGTATCTAGGATCTACACAAACAGCACAAAAAGGAGCAGAGCCTGCAGAaacttccaatgcaaaccataCCTTGGTGAGCCAAAAATCCTTGCAAGTAGCGAAGTCCTGACTGCCAAAtgctgggagagaaaaaagtgaGATGGCTCTCAAGCCTCTGCCACACAGTGTGTGCAGCAAGTGGGAGGCAAAGTGAACTTGAACTATGTTCTGCTATTAAAGCCAAGAGACATCGCATCTGCCTCCACTGAGGGGGTCAAAAGCATTAACGCACAAAACTAAATCATAAATTAAGGGATGCATTACTTCCAGATTCTGCTCTTTGGGTGTGATTTTAACTTCAAAAGcaagaggagctg is a window of Phaenicophaeus curvirostris isolate KB17595 chromosome 13, BPBGC_Pcur_1.0, whole genome shotgun sequence DNA encoding:
- the LOC138726282 gene encoding homeobox protein CDX-4-like, producing the protein MYVSYLLDKETSMYPGSVRGNSNLPVQNFVSTPAYSDYMGYHHVPTLDTHGQPAGAWGSHYGPQREDWNAYGPGPSSTVAAAQLNGSPPTQVSYSSADYSSLHPAGAGGLPPVETINAQQISPSSQRHSSYEWMRKTVQSTSTGKTRTREKYRVVYTDHQRLELEKEFHYNRYITIRRKSELAANLRLSERQVKIWFQNRRAKERKLMKKKMTHFDGNNLASMQSDSGSVSPMPVPDQQTHSEMPSSLFPPPPPPAPLPMNGLQHNGNLQQVVASQ